The sequence TCGATTTGGGCATGGGCGGTGGCGACGATCTCCGGGTTGCGGTGCCCGAAGTTCACCGCCGAGTATGCGGCCAGGCAGTCCAGGTAACGCCGGCCTTCGATGTCGGTGATCCAGGCGCCCTCGGCGCTGGCCGCGACCACAGGCAACGGCGAGTAGTTGTGCGCCGCGTATCGGTCATCGACGGCTATCGCATCGGTCGTTCGCGTCACAGCGTCAAGGATGGTCACGAGTACACCTCCAGCGTGCAGCATTTGATGGAACCGCCGCCCTTCAACAGCTCCGACAGATCGACACCGATCGATATGAATCCGGCATCCGAGAGTTGCCCGGCGAAACCGGTGGCGGCAGCCGGGTGGACGACGTGCAAGCCGTCGGAGACGGCGTTGAGTCCGAGCACGAAGGCGTCGGCGGTGGCTACCTCGATGGCATCGGGAAAGAGTTCGAGCAACCGCCTGCGCGACTCGTTGCTGAAGGCCGGTGGGTAGTAGGCGATGGTGGTGTCGTCGAGCACCGCCAGGGCGGTGTCGAGGTGGTAGAAGCGTGGGTCGACGAGTTCAAGGCTGGCCAGGGGCATGCCGACCGCGGCGGCGACTTCGGCGTGCGCGCGGGAGTCGGTGCGAAAACCGTAACCCGCCAACACGATCGAGCCTGCGACGAGTAGATCGCCCTGGCCCTCGTTGACGTAACGAGTCTCGACGGGATCGAAGCCGTGCCGGATCATCCATTCGGCGTAGGCGGCGGCCTCGCCGGCGCGTTCGGGGTAGGCGAAGTTGGCCACGACGGCCTTGCCGTTGACGAGCAGGCCGCCGTTGGCGGCATAGACCATGTCGGGTAGTCCGGCGACGGGTTCGACCTCTTCGACGGTGTGGCCCATCTCTTTGTACGTCTGCCGCAGGTTCTCCCACTGGTTCATCACAAGATGGGTGTCCACCGGGGTCGAGGTGTCCATCCACGGGTTGATCGCGTACTCGACGGCGAAGAAGGTCGGCGGAGTCATGGCGTAGTGGCGGGTACGGGCGGATCGCTGCTCACGTGTCTGATCGGCGCTGACGCGCCTGCGTGTTGCGGCGATGTCGGATACCGGAGCCGTCTCGGCGGCGACATCAGAAATCGTCATGATCAGAACGATATTGGGTGCTGATTTTGCAATCAATCGTCGTCCATTGCGTATATACCAGCGATCTGTTGTGCAAAAATAGAACCTGTAGCTGTTTATTGCGTGGAGGTGAGTGTGGATCGGTTGGACGAGACCGACGAGCGGATTCTGGCCGAGCTGGCCCAGGATGCGAGGGCGACCTATGCCGATATCGGCCTGCGGGTGAACCTGTCCGCTCCTGCGGTCAAGCGTCGCGTCGACCGCATGCTCGACAGCGGCGTGATCCGCGGTTTCACCACGGTCATCGACCGAAACGCGTTGGGCTGGAACAC is a genomic window of Mycobacterium sp. ITM-2016-00318 containing:
- the ddaH gene encoding dimethylargininase — translated: MTISDVAAETAPVSDIAATRRRVSADQTREQRSARTRHYAMTPPTFFAVEYAINPWMDTSTPVDTHLVMNQWENLRQTYKEMGHTVEEVEPVAGLPDMVYAANGGLLVNGKAVVANFAYPERAGEAAAYAEWMIRHGFDPVETRYVNEGQGDLLVAGSIVLAGYGFRTDSRAHAEVAAAVGMPLASLELVDPRFYHLDTALAVLDDTTIAYYPPAFSNESRRRLLELFPDAIEVATADAFVLGLNAVSDGLHVVHPAAATGFAGQLSDAGFISIGVDLSELLKGGGSIKCCTLEVYS